A DNA window from Campylobacter anatolicus contains the following coding sequences:
- a CDS encoding RecB-like helicase: protein MKPFLALKASAGSGKTFALSVRFITLVLNGANANEIIALTFTKKAANEMKERIINTFLGLNSNEYEAELNTICDELDMSREEVLNLRDKRLNSFLQTNLKIGTFDSFFATILRQFSLNLGLSSDFDINSNLNSLQRIKFIKKVSWDERILRSLAEFITFAERSKSSFFESLEMFYENFDTIGGDNITKLPNTTKIDNTLAKLYEYAIQHKGSNIAINSFAPASVQELIKRGFLDHESLEYKTYTKIYTPKMDELFFELKTNLKQYFDEFEAYKLSELNKFLQIYKNTKLELNREQNMLSFGDISKLTHNLLVDNIDAQMLYFRLDGRINHLLIDEFQDTNVTQYDIMRPLIAEIVAGYGQNGLGSFFYVGDTKQSIYRFRGGKKELFDKLKSDFPQIIDDSLDTNYRSQKALVKFTNSIFASKIDDFKPQKAGVKKQGFKSVSGECEYFNVEPDDYGHLSVVGSNDIVFEAVNQVKILIQNGINVSDITILCWKNDDINKIATALELEHVPSIAEGNLALLQSPLVRAVVEYVKFCIFGDRLYQLNVQAIIKTKIIKIEINFHKSVPQTLHYLVKKLGIDGSNADILRLIELSSGYENIINFIFNLDKFDATASAKSINGVRIMTLHKSKGLQFENVIVCDKIGGDRNNKPSFVTEYSIKNGWNIKYNVARESFDSDFKEQQELIKKLEYEENINKIYVAFTRAINSLTIIKKTNPNGKNPSFFTAYETGSGGNKKLVEYLDLKEFSFGDIIPSQVQKIVKNSNFEHIELVKIAKQNIDESVRESGKNLNAIYIGLALHYLLEMSVKFDEQHLSVARDLMCNKFHKFLSQNELDDIFLRGLNLINDKKFKTLTSNKEIYKEQPFRFDGALRQLDLLCVGRSEICIIDYKTSRKNIDENILQVIGYKSAMSKIYSDFKIRSVIFYALKDEVSCIEV from the coding sequence GTGAAGCCATTTTTAGCTCTAAAAGCCAGTGCTGGTAGTGGCAAGACATTTGCTCTTAGCGTGCGTTTTATTACACTTGTTTTAAATGGAGCAAATGCAAATGAGATCATTGCTCTTACATTTACTAAAAAAGCGGCAAATGAGATGAAAGAGCGAATCATAAACACCTTTTTAGGCTTAAACTCAAACGAATATGAAGCTGAGCTAAATACGATCTGTGATGAGCTTGATATGAGCCGTGAAGAGGTACTTAATCTGCGTGATAAAAGGCTAAATTCTTTTTTGCAGACTAATCTTAAAATTGGTACATTTGATTCATTTTTTGCTACGATATTGCGTCAATTTAGCTTAAATTTAGGACTAAGCTCTGATTTTGATATAAACTCAAATCTTAATAGTTTACAACGCATAAAATTTATAAAAAAAGTTAGCTGGGATGAGAGAATTTTAAGAAGTTTGGCTGAGTTTATTACATTTGCTGAAAGGAGTAAAAGTAGTTTTTTTGAATCACTTGAGATGTTTTACGAGAATTTTGACACCATTGGGGGAGATAATATTACAAAACTTCCAAATACTACCAAAATAGACAACACGTTGGCAAAACTTTATGAGTATGCCATACAGCACAAAGGTTCAAATATTGCGATAAATTCCTTTGCACCAGCGTCGGTGCAAGAGCTAATAAAGCGTGGATTTTTAGACCATGAGAGCTTGGAGTATAAAACTTATACAAAAATTTATACACCAAAAATGGATGAACTATTTTTTGAGCTTAAGACAAATTTAAAGCAGTATTTTGATGAATTCGAGGCTTATAAACTTAGTGAACTTAATAAATTTTTACAAATTTATAAAAATACAAAACTTGAGTTAAATCGTGAGCAAAATATGCTTAGTTTTGGCGATATAAGTAAGTTGACGCATAATTTGTTGGTAGATAATATCGACGCACAAATGCTTTATTTTAGACTTGATGGGCGTATAAACCACTTACTTATTGATGAGTTTCAAGATACGAATGTAACGCAGTATGATATAATGCGACCGCTCATTGCTGAAATCGTTGCTGGATACGGGCAAAACGGACTTGGAAGCTTTTTTTACGTTGGGGATACAAAGCAGAGTATTTATAGATTTCGCGGTGGCAAAAAGGAGCTTTTTGATAAATTAAAGAGTGATTTTCCACAAATTATTGATGATAGCTTAGATACGAATTACCGCAGTCAAAAGGCCTTAGTAAAATTTACAAATTCTATTTTTGCAAGTAAAATTGATGATTTTAAGCCACAAAAAGCAGGCGTGAAAAAGCAAGGGTTTAAAAGTGTTAGTGGCGAATGTGAGTATTTTAACGTAGAGCCAGATGACTATGGCCATTTGAGTGTAGTTGGTAGCAATGACATCGTATTTGAAGCAGTAAATCAAGTCAAAATTTTAATCCAAAACGGCATCAACGTATCTGACATAACGATACTTTGCTGGAAAAATGATGATATAAACAAGATAGCCACAGCACTTGAACTAGAGCATGTGCCTAGTATCGCAGAGGGTAATTTGGCATTACTTCAAAGCCCACTTGTTCGTGCGGTCGTGGAGTATGTGAAGTTTTGTATATTTGGAGATAGATTATACCAGCTAAACGTCCAAGCCATCATAAAAACAAAGATTATAAAGATTGAGATAAATTTCCATAAATCTGTGCCACAAACACTACACTATCTAGTCAAAAAACTTGGCATAGATGGTAGTAATGCCGATATTTTAAGGCTTATAGAGCTTTCAAGCGGATATGAAAATATCATAAATTTTATATTTAACCTTGATAAATTTGATGCTACAGCGAGTGCAAAAAGCATAAATGGTGTGCGGATAATGACACTGCATAAATCAAAGGGATTACAGTTTGAAAATGTCATAGTTTGTGATAAGATCGGTGGCGACAGAAACAACAAGCCAAGCTTTGTCACAGAATACAGTATAAAAAATGGCTGGAACATTAAATATAATGTAGCAAGAGAGAGTTTTGACAGTGATTTTAAAGAGCAACAAGAGCTTATAAAAAAGCTTGAATATGAAGAGAATATTAATAAAATTTATGTTGCTTTTACTCGTGCGATAAACTCGCTCACTATCATAAAAAAGACAAATCCAAATGGTAAAAATCCAAGCTTTTTTACAGCTTATGAGACTGGCAGCGGAGGTAATAAAAAGTTAGTCGAATATCTTGATTTAAAGGAATTTAGCTTTGGTGACATAATACCAAGTCAGGTTCAAAAAATAGTCAAAAATTCGAACTTTGAACATATTGAGCTGGTAAAAATCGCAAAACAAAATATAGATGAAAGTGTGAGAGAAAGTGGTAAAAATTTAAACGCTATATACATAGGTCTTGCACTTCATTATCTGCTTGAGATGAGTGTGAAATTTGATGAGCAACATTTGAGCGTAGCACGGGATTTAATGTGTAATAAATTTCATAAATTTTTATCTCAAAATGAGCTTGATGATATATTTTTGCGTGGTTTAAATTTGATAAATGATAAAAAATTTAAGACTTTAACGAGTAACAAAGAAATTTATAAGGAGCAACCATTTAGATTTGATGGAGCATTAAGACAGCTTGATCTGCTTTGTGTAGGCAGGAGTGAAATTTGTATAATTGATTATAAAACATCACGCAAAAACATCGATGAAAACATACTTCAAGTCATAGGATATAAATCAGCAATGAGTAAAATTTATAGCGATTTTAAGATAAGGTCAGTGATATTTTATGCATTAAAAGATGAAGTTTCTTGTATTGAAGTTTAA
- a CDS encoding PD-(D/E)XK nuclease family protein, translating to MIDKILYVFTNSRKIRDFNAKFSDELIPKAITVADFERNAVFVPNRFEADDAYLVVLMQRACAAVREANIVLKIPNEFFAFLKNNEYLFSFFKELSIQKKQISDIKFSDIYADFEEHLNILDTILTQYKALLENEKIYDDITLPYLYELNSDYISDFSEIILEIDGFLSEFEWELMSKVASLTTLKIIFKTSKFNKKMTQKLAQISNINFDEFEQNSKFELNLTTKTLKKLQSLEHKNIIQTRGFALGSLQCAYAMAKVSEFVSDGIEPERIALILPDESFAEILRLYDTQRMFNFAMGESFKHTKFFQILSYIIRAIDEDKTPVFDEKDEDYYDEISFALRSFGVSVELFYKFKNNYESACAFEFFKSLISEILNLQSELHIDEKIAEQMFMLQNLSRYFDFSLRQICEIFLMGLRRLSVDDVSGGKVSVMGLLESRGMSFDGVIIIDFNDDLIPKRSVSEMFLNSRVREKAGLIGYNDRENLQRFYYESLINGAKKVAISYVSNEEKIVSRFLKEFDTILDTKFSDGSYERLLGGGSTGINLKSNEIILKHNFFEKTLSFSTLDRFLSCPRKYYYKNIMGIKEPKSINDEPASKLGEALHAALCEYYTKFDRFYLDKFSKILKNYTILPLDYEILMVKFREFECNENAHFDDGYKVLECEKNIENTFCGVNIVGRIDRIDVRGDELCLIDYKSGKFDTKSLQLPFYQALLGRECESYFYDLCDEMKLVPSTLSLKELQNEIEKLKSINNTEINFEQNISQSCRYCEYKIICKGEL from the coding sequence TTGATAGATAAAATTTTATACGTTTTTACTAATTCGCGTAAAATTCGCGACTTTAATGCTAAATTTAGCGACGAGCTGATCCCAAAGGCGATCACGGTGGCAGACTTTGAGCGAAATGCAGTTTTTGTTCCTAATCGTTTTGAAGCCGATGATGCTTATCTCGTTGTGCTTATGCAACGTGCTTGTGCGGCAGTGCGTGAGGCAAATATAGTACTAAAAATACCAAATGAATTTTTTGCTTTTTTGAAAAATAATGAGTATCTTTTTTCATTTTTTAAGGAGCTTTCGATACAAAAAAAACAGATAAGCGATATCAAATTTAGCGATATTTATGCTGATTTTGAAGAGCATTTGAATATTTTAGATACTATTTTGACACAGTATAAAGCTTTATTAGAAAATGAAAAAATTTATGACGACATAACTTTACCTTATCTTTATGAGCTAAATAGCGATTATATTAGCGATTTTAGTGAGATTATCTTAGAAATTGACGGTTTTTTAAGTGAGTTTGAGTGGGAGCTTATGAGTAAAGTTGCTTCACTCACGACACTTAAAATAATATTTAAAACAAGTAAATTTAATAAAAAAATGACACAAAAATTGGCTCAAATTTCAAATATAAACTTTGATGAGTTTGAACAAAATTCCAAATTTGAGCTAAATTTAACCACTAAAACATTAAAAAAGCTTCAAAGCTTAGAGCATAAAAATATAATACAGACGAGAGGTTTTGCACTTGGTAGTTTGCAGTGTGCTTATGCTATGGCAAAAGTTAGTGAGTTTGTTAGTGATGGGATCGAGCCTGAACGTATCGCTTTGATACTACCAGATGAGAGCTTTGCTGAAATTTTAAGGCTTTATGACACACAAAGGATGTTTAACTTCGCGATGGGTGAGAGCTTTAAGCATACAAAATTTTTTCAAATTTTAAGCTACATTATTCGTGCTATAGACGAGGATAAAACGCCAGTTTTTGATGAAAAAGATGAGGATTATTACGATGAAATAAGCTTTGCTTTACGCTCATTTGGCGTCAGTGTAGAGCTGTTTTACAAATTTAAAAATAATTATGAAAGTGCCTGTGCATTTGAGTTTTTTAAATCACTTATAAGTGAAATTTTAAATTTGCAAAGCGAGTTACATATAGACGAAAAGATAGCTGAGCAGATGTTTATGTTACAAAATTTATCAAGGTATTTTGACTTTAGTTTGCGTCAAATTTGTGAGATATTTTTGATGGGCTTAAGGCGACTTAGTGTAGATGACGTGAGTGGTGGCAAAGTCAGTGTGATGGGGTTGCTTGAGAGTCGTGGTATGAGTTTTGATGGCGTTATTATTATTGATTTTAATGATGATTTGATACCAAAAAGAAGCGTTAGTGAGATGTTTTTAAACTCGCGTGTGAGAGAAAAAGCTGGACTTATAGGCTATAACGACCGTGAAAATTTGCAGAGATTTTACTATGAAAGCTTGATAAATGGGGCAAAAAAAGTTGCCATAAGCTACGTTAGCAATGAAGAGAAGATAGTATCTAGATTTTTAAAGGAATTTGATACGATTTTGGATACTAAATTTAGTGATGGGAGCTATGAGAGGCTACTTGGTGGCGGAAGCACAGGTATAAATTTAAAAAGCAATGAGATCATTTTAAAACATAATTTTTTTGAAAAAACACTCTCTTTTTCTACGTTGGATCGATTTTTAAGCTGTCCAAGAAAGTATTATTACAAAAATATAATGGGTATAAAAGAGCCAAAATCAATAAATGATGAACCAGCTAGCAAATTAGGTGAAGCCCTACATGCTGCACTTTGTGAGTATTATACTAAATTTGATAGATTTTATCTGGATAAGTTTAGCAAAATTTTAAAAAATTATACGATTTTACCACTTGATTATGAAATTTTAATGGTTAAGTTTAGAGAATTTGAATGTAATGAAAACGCCCATTTTGACGATGGATATAAGGTGCTGGAGTGCGAGAAAAATATAGAAAATACTTTTTGTGGTGTCAATATAGTTGGTCGTATCGATCGCATAGATGTAAGAGGTGATGAACTTTGCTTGATTGATTATAAAAGTGGTAAATTTGATACAAAATCATTACAACTACCATTTTACCAGGCTCTTTTAGGACGTGAGTGCGAAAGTTATTTTTATGATCTTTGTGATGAGATGAAGCTTGTGCCATCAACATTAAGTCTTAAAGAGTTACAAAACGAGATAGAAAAGTTAAAATCTATCAATAACACAGAGATAAATTTCGAGCAAAATATTTCACAAAGTTGTAGGTATTGTGAATATAAAATCATCTGCAAAGGCGAACTGTGA
- a CDS encoding DUF4006 family protein — translation MENTNRSVFALNGATGMLIATVLLLSILAILTYFGILAQQDVAQKPYKLDNPSGVQMKSTSNSKHIVIKE, via the coding sequence ATGGAAAATACAAATAGATCAGTCTTCGCACTAAATGGTGCTACTGGTATGCTAATAGCCACTGTGCTTTTGCTTAGTATTTTGGCAATTCTTACCTATTTTGGGATCTTGGCTCAGCAAGATGTCGCACAAAAGCCATATAAACTTGACAATCCAAGCGGTGTGCAGATGAAAAGCACGTCAAATTCCAAACATATAGTTATAAAGGAGTGA
- the rplM gene encoding 50S ribosomal protein L13, translated as MTKITKPNEVKRDWIVLDATGKRFGRLLTEVATLLRGKHKPGYTPNVDCGDYVIIINASKVEFTGTNKAEQKLYHRHSGYFGSVKSEKFGELLATNPVKLYKLAVRGMLPKTKLGKDMIKKLKVYEGSEHPHTAQIAKKGK; from the coding sequence ATGACAAAAATAACAAAGCCAAATGAAGTAAAACGTGATTGGATCGTGTTAGATGCGACTGGTAAGCGTTTTGGTAGATTGCTAACAGAGGTTGCAACACTTCTTCGTGGCAAACACAAACCTGGCTATACCCCAAACGTTGATTGTGGTGATTATGTTATCATTATAAATGCTTCTAAGGTTGAATTTACTGGTACAAATAAGGCAGAGCAAAAGCTTTATCATAGACATTCAGGATATTTTGGTAGCGTAAAGAGCGAGAAATTTGGTGAGTTACTAGCAACCAACCCTGTTAAGCTATATAAACTTGCAGTTCGTGGTATGCTTCCTAAGACAAAACTAGGCAAAGATATGATCAAAAAACTTAAAGTGTATGAGGGAAGTGAGCACCCACACACTGCACAAATCGCTAAAAAAGGAAAATAA
- a CDS encoding 4-hydroxy-3-methylbut-2-en-1-yl diphosphate synthase, whose product MQNKKTFWPYGIVLSIIACIIACIATIIIALKHPVQLDTFFIDRYQNVDDNITEIQISQKRFDDKFELKFDNLKIYPLTSDFKFKIISKNGEMPKFLAQAILSKPETNEFNIDINITQNGDELSTDKIKLAKNGRWQILLKLNDGVNTRFYKLEFFAR is encoded by the coding sequence ATGCAAAATAAAAAGACATTTTGGCCTTATGGCATCGTTTTATCCATCATTGCTTGTATCATTGCTTGTATCGCTACTATCATTATCGCACTTAAACATCCAGTTCAGCTAGATACTTTTTTTATCGATAGATACCAAAATGTTGATGATAATATCACTGAAATACAGATATCACAGAAGAGATTTGATGATAAATTTGAACTTAAATTTGACAACTTAAAGATTTATCCATTGACTAGTGATTTTAAATTTAAAATCATCTCTAAAAATGGTGAAATGCCTAAATTTTTAGCTCAAGCCATACTAAGTAAACCAGAAACAAATGAGTTTAACATAGATATTAACATCACTCAAAATGGTGATGAGTTAAGTACAGATAAGATAAAATTGGCTAAAAATGGGCGTTGGCAGATACTCCTTAAACTAAATGATGGTGTTAATACTAGATTTTACAAGTTAGAGTTTTTCGCTAGATAG